From one Dehalogenimonas sp. THU2 genomic stretch:
- a CDS encoding helix-turn-helix transcriptional regulator — protein MPDFGTYVRQLRKKQGLSLRTVSQQTGISYSYLSQIEQGRRNPPGPDLMKRLASVYQVTQKDLLRAAGYLEENNEPTLSDEQEVEMAFNYVMNDPRYKSGTRMNGKLTPEVKRFVVEMYEKATGKKLLPGSGA, from the coding sequence ATGCCAGATTTCGGCACTTATGTCAGACAGCTGCGAAAAAAACAAGGGTTGTCATTGAGGACCGTATCTCAGCAGACCGGCATCTCTTACTCTTATTTGTCCCAGATTGAGCAAGGCCGGAGAAACCCGCCCGGGCCAGATCTCATGAAACGTCTCGCGTCTGTCTATCAGGTGACGCAAAAAGACCTTCTGCGGGCGGCGGGTTATCTCGAGGAAAATAACGAACCGACTCTCAGTGACGAACAGGAAGTGGAGATGGCCTTCAATTACGTCATGAACGATCCTCGCTACAAATCAGGCACCCGGATGAACGGGAAGCTGACCCCGGAGGTGAAGCGTTTCGTGGTCGAGATGTACGAGAAGGCCACCGGGAAGAAGTTGCTGCCAGGATCAGGTGCGTGA
- a CDS encoding ImmA/IrrE family metallo-endopeptidase, with amino-acid sequence MKTLNDLSGFCDHLVGKFGSPGDCTEDQKADEFRRIYLRDLPVNLRSLRAIATCLGIRLKGLETMPRNLRGYHEICDDRKCLYYRHDDTASGIQNTILHELREMMETMFVEAYPTYKPLRTSARHIAANRFASAVLLPEDEFRANVFKTGFDVIRLSRGYSKSCSQVLLRMGEVLRGRLFFYGSLYEPDDADGNDWAVTYWTGSNNDDADSNVYGLDGLFPRRGRKALAGSLIGLTVKTGRPHLVGRITLTDENEYFDGGLTALAQPLTGRSRQVEKVAMVALMIQDSHLFDTQIDKINPVKLERFHRHF; translated from the coding sequence GTGAAGACACTCAATGATCTGAGTGGTTTTTGTGATCACCTGGTCGGAAAATTTGGCAGTCCCGGCGATTGCACTGAGGATCAGAAAGCGGATGAGTTCAGACGGATCTATTTGAGAGATCTGCCCGTTAACCTCAGGTCGCTCAGGGCAATAGCTACGTGTTTAGGCATTCGGTTGAAGGGTCTGGAAACCATGCCACGAAATCTGAGGGGTTACCATGAAATATGCGACGACCGGAAATGTCTCTACTATCGTCATGACGACACGGCAAGCGGCATTCAGAATACCATCCTCCATGAGTTGAGGGAGATGATGGAAACCATGTTCGTCGAAGCGTATCCTACATATAAGCCGCTGAGGACAAGCGCCCGGCATATTGCCGCCAATCGATTTGCCTCCGCGGTACTGCTGCCGGAAGATGAATTCCGTGCCAATGTATTCAAAACCGGATTCGATGTTATCAGGCTCTCGCGAGGTTATTCCAAGAGCTGCTCCCAGGTGTTGCTTCGTATGGGTGAAGTGCTTCGCGGCAGACTGTTCTTCTATGGGTCTCTGTACGAACCGGACGATGCCGACGGGAATGACTGGGCGGTCACCTACTGGACCGGAAGCAATAACGATGACGCTGACTCGAATGTCTACGGCCTTGATGGGCTGTTCCCCAGGAGAGGAAGAAAGGCGTTGGCTGGTTCGCTGATTGGACTGACCGTAAAAACCGGACGTCCTCATCTGGTTGGGCGTATCACCCTGACGGACGAGAATGAATATTTTGATGGAGGGCTAACTGCTCTGGCTCAGCCGTTGACTGGTCGGAGTAGGCAGGTAGAGAAGGTAGCGATGGTGGCGCTGATGATTCAAGATAGCCACCTTTTCGATACTCAGATAGACAAAATTAATCCGGTTAAGCTGGAGCGTTTTCACCGGCATTTCTAA